The sequence below is a genomic window from Bos javanicus breed banteng chromosome 5, ARS-OSU_banteng_1.0, whole genome shotgun sequence.
GTGTATTTGGGATAATGGTTTTGACCTGAGCAaagaataatatttcaaaatagctTTGGAGAACTTTATCTTCTAAGtgtcatttttttgtgtgttattaattttaacatacaaataataactatttttattctgttttcaaagATGGCTACAATAAGGGAAACTACATATATTGagctaaaacaaagtaaaaatattttttatatatttactacTGTCATGTAATGAGTCAAAACACTGACATAGCTATCATAATGGCTATAAATACTACCTTAAAAATTAGATTCATTACTCCTATTCATTACTCCTAGATAATATGAAATACTgctattttaaatgaagaaaatctcTTACCTATAAATATACTgagtagaaatttaaaatgtgagtAATTTTAGGCAATAAAATAGGCTAATTTCTTGCAGAAGTCCATGCcacatataatttaataaaataaccaAAGAGAATCTTTCATTGCTTAATAGAATAACAGTTTAAGAAGCCTAATGACATCTACTTCAAATTCTTGCATGTTCCtgacattaaaatttatttctatgcaATGtctcattaaaatgtaaataatttaattCTACATCTAGAGAGTATTAATAGCACTACAATCAAAGccacaatttcatttattttgctttgtgcCTTTCAGTAGATTTCTGCCATGGGCCACAGGGAAACAAGCAACCACTCAGAAGTGACTGACTTCATTCTTGTCAGCTTCAGGGTCCACCCAGAGTTCCacatcctcctcttcctgcttttTCTACTTGTCTATGCCATGATCCTTCTAGGGAACGTTGGCATGATGATTATTATTATGACTGATCCCCAGCTGAACACACCAATGTATTTCTTCCTAGGCAACCTGTCCTTCATTGATCTCTTCTATTCATCTGTTATTGCACCCAAGGCTATGATCAACTTCTGGTCTGAGAGCAAGTCCATCTCCTATGCAGGCTGTGTGACCCAGCTGTTTCTCTTTGCCCTCTTCATTGTGACTGAGGGatttctcctggcagtcatgGCTTATGACCGCTTCATTGCCATTTGCAACCCACTCCTCTACTCAATTCAGATGTCAACACGTCTCTGTGTTCAGTTGGTAGCTGCTTCCTACTTTTGTGGCTGTATCAGCTCAGTTATTGAGACCAGCATGACATTTACTTTACCCTTTTGTGCTTCTCGGGCCATCGACCACTTTTACTGTGATTACCGTCCACTTCAGAGGATTTCTTGTTCTGATCTCTACATTCCTAATATTGTATCCTTTTTCCTATGCAGCATTATCATTTTGCCTACCATAATTGTCATTACtgtgtcttatatatatattgtatccACAGTTCTAAAAATACGCTCCACTGAGGGGCGAAAGAAAGTCTTCTCCACTTGCAGCTCTCACCTGGGAGTCGTGAGTGTACTGTATGGTGCCATCATCTTTATGTATTTCATCCCTGACAGATTTCCTGAGCTGAGTAAAGTGGCCTCCTTGTGTTACACCCTGGTCACTCCCATGTTGAATCCTTTGATTTACTCTCTGAGAAACAAAGATGTAAAAGAAGCTCTGAGGAAGATCCTAGGGAATAAACTATGTTTATTTAATTCTATATtaactgaaaatagaattaaGTAAATGTAATATAACTGAAAGCACTAAGTTTTATAACAACCTGGGGAaggactgatttaaaaaaaatgtacccaTTAATCTTAGAGACTATTTGAATCCTGTATACTTACTGCTAAAGAATACATTTGTACTATGTTCTGTCTGGCTGTTGATTTTGGAATGAAATGACTTTCTCTGTACTTCATTTCATGTTCATCTTCATTTTGGATAATGATCATGATTGCCTTGTAGTTTGTTTTTAGGAAGTACATATTCCAATTTTACTCCAAACTCTGAGATTGTTGTTTGGGATGTATTGTTTATCTTGAGTCAGTCACATATGTTATGTGGTTATATGTTTACTTGGTAGAGGTAATACAATCTGATGTATTAAGCAAGACAGAACAAAATATTAGATTTACTGAAGAAATCTTTGTGAATGTCTAGTGAGAGAATCAGATAGTCTGTAGTACATAGAGTCTGAAGTGTGAAATGTAAGTAGCAcctaatggagaagggaatggcaacccactccagtattcttgcctggcaggctacagtccatagggtcacaaagagtcggacatgactgagtgattaacagtTTCCAAATGGCTAAATGAATGGCACATTTATTTCATGGTTTCTCTGAGttaaatcattattatttctcCCTTCATTTGAATATCTACTAAGctgataaattatttttgaaaattctcctttttcacaagaaaactaataaaaataaactagtaCAGATAATTCACATTTTGCTATATATGCCTTAGTGAGAATTCATTcatcaaattaatatttattgaattttgatGTACTCTTTGCTTATAAAAATTCATAGGTGTAAATAATTTCTGTACTTGAGATCACACTAATTGAGGGAAAATATCTAAGCAATAGTCATATGGTAAACCCAGTGAATAAAGGCATATGTAGAAATTACAAAGAGAGAGCAGCTTATACAGATGATGatataaattacttttttctACAGGCAGCAGAGAGcactggggatttttttttttaaagatattgtgttctaaaaaaaaataaagatattttgttCTAATAGGCATTTTATAAAAATCACATTGGTAACTTGCAGTAGataaatattcatggaaggagATAATCACAGAAAATGTGTGATTGTTCAAGTAAGAGGTTATGGTGGCTTTAAGGATAATAGTCTTACACAAGATGGTGAAAAGAGGGAATACCTTTAAAATTATTGATAAACTAAACTGAACACTGATTAATGgatgataaaataagaaataggtGGAAGTGAATAATGACTTCTAATGTTTGAGGATCTCTGAGTAAACGCTGCCTCACAAACTGAGGAGGAAAATATGAGTAATAATAGTTAATCATTAAGAGTTAAGAAAATAATGTCAGATCAGACTGAGTTTTCTAATTCTGGTTTTGTTTATGTGCTCCATACTCAACTGTCTTTACTTTGCAGAAACTCCTATTTCTCAGTTTAATATAATTATGACACTAATGTCTAAAAGGTAAAGACTCTGTGCTTCGGATTTAGCTGAAGTGGAACTGAAAAGAATTAGGACTTTCTTTCTTTGAAGGCTTGTTCCATTATAGGACTCAGAATGTTGCATGAAAAATTCTATATTTTACATGCAAAAGAGTGCTAGTAAAATATGCCTAAATAGATTGAAGAGCACATTTATCTAAAACATTCTTATGTCTTTAATCTCATCTTATGACATCCCATTACATTTATAGTTATAGCTGATTGTAGAGTCATAACtagtaaattttattaaattaagttTTAGAGTTCATGGTATTGAATCCTCACTCAGTTGCTGCTACACTAAcagcaattatatttaaaaatttagcctccttttattattctgtttttatataagaaatatctaaataaattgttgattaataatgataatgtttttattataatacataataaatatataataaatacacataaatacattttctattttcttgagtatctttctatttttcaggagaaaattaaaccttttttaaaaaaagatacttctGAATCATTGCTCAAAAATGCAAGTTCTCAGATCTAAAAAAGATctgctcattattttttaaaaaacacgttATTGAGGAAGAATTTGTGTGAAATAAACAGTATGTATTTAAAGTGAACAACTCTATGAGTTTTGGTGTCAATAAAAACACCACATcttcaagatacagaacatttccttcATTTCCAAAAGGTTGATTATGCCTCTTTTCAGGCCATGCTTCCCTCCAAACCCATTTCTAGATAACCAGTGCTTTGGCTGGTTTATAATAGAGTCATACAGTATGTGCTCTTTTCTCTCAGGCTTCTTCATACTCTTCTTCAATTTACTCTGAGTaaattgattttgaaatttattttgtcaTGTATAATATTCCAGTTTCCATTACACATGTATACCAATTTTTATGCACTCTTAAATATGGGCAATTGATGTTTGTTAAGCTTTTAGATATTGTGTATACAGCTGTTATAAGTGTTCATATGTGTTTGCCTAGTTTGTTTCCTTTATCTTTGCTGAATTTTGAGACTTGTTATTCTTAGATctcataataaatatatatttgacttGAAGAGACTACCAgggaaatatatagaaataaataaagaacaaacCCAACAAAATCTACTAAATCTCAGGAAGAATAGTGAGAATCTATGACATTTGAGCCAGGACCcactccctccctgccctctctcATCCCAGCAGAGCTGAAAGTGCACTCAGTCAAGTACAGGCAGGAACATAGAGATCCCTCTGCTCCTGGATCCCAGTCAAAGGTTGCCATCTAAAAAAGATGGTACAGTCAATCCCCTTGATTGTAGTTGCTGCTAACATTACTTGTCCCCTCAAGCTCCACGTTGAAGAAAGTCTAATCAAGGCAAGAGTACCTAAAATGTCTGGTGATCTCTACCCAACCCCCATTCATGGATAAAATCTCTACCCTAAGCATGCCAGGCCAGGAGTACTGGGCCCCAATTCCAGCTGCTCCAGTTCTCTCAAAGGATAGAAATTTTATGCTCAGAATACCATAGGCTAGTGGCCTCCCTCAGAAAACTTCTCCTAAAGCAGGAGTGTCATTCTGAGCTAACTGGGCCACTATTCCTGCTCCAGTGCAGGTTTTACCTAGAACAAAATGTGTACCGTGATAACAGAGGGCTCCATAGCTCTCTGCATGTGAAATGACTCTATCTGTAAAAATGTGTATGAAATTCAAGCTTAAGTGAACTCcaaaacttaataaatatttggtgataAGCAATTAAAAGGAGACTGGTGGTTCTATAAGAGCAAAAAGCTAACTGTAGACCAACTAAATGTTTATCAGAAAGAATCAAGGAAGAAAGCAGCTAAAAAAGGTCCttctaaaagtgaaagaaagtgaaagtgaagtcgcttggtcgtgtctgactctttgcgaccccgtggactgtagcccaccaggctcctccatccataggattctccaggcaagaatactggagtgagttgccattttcttctccaggggatcttcctgacccagagattgaacccaggtctcctgcattgcaggcagaggctttaacctctaagccaccagggagccttAAAAAAGGTCCTTCTATGGTTGGGTAAGCCTCAAGTTGTGGCCATGCCTCAGCCAATTAGGGCAGTACCCTGCTACCTGCCCCACTTACACAGAATTAGTGGCCCCACCACAGATAGTTATCTCACAGAGTTCACACAAGGGATGCCCCTTGGCTCTGGTGACCTAGAGGCATGGCACTTCCAGACCTCACACATCATCTACACAAGGCCATGCCTTCAAGACTGGGAGAGATAGCTGTTTCATCTGATGTatagaaacaaacacagagagTCAAGCAAAGCAAGGAGATAGAAGAGTATGTTTCAAATTATTTAACAGATAAAACCTCATTAAAAAGACTTTACAAAACAGAGATAAGTAATCTAGTTGATACAGAGATCAAAGTAATACTCATAGAGACACTGACAGActtcaagagaaagaaaggatgaacacagtgagaacttcAACAAGAGACGAAAAGCATAAGAAAGTACCAAACAgtcttaacattcaaaaaactaagatcatggcatctgtcccatcacttcatggcaaatagaaggggggaaagtggaaatagtgacaaaattttcttttcttgggcttcagacTCACTGAGGatagagactgcagccatgaaattaaaagatgcttggtccttttaaaagaaggaaagctatgaccaacctagacaacatattaaaaagcagagacatcactttgctgacaaagtgtaTAGTAtagtcagtatagtcaaagctatattttttcctaaagtcATACACTGATGTgggagttggatcataaaaaaaaaggctgaacactgaagaattgatgctttcaaattatggtgctggagaagactcttgagagtcccttgaaccgcAAAAAGagcaaaccagccaatcctaaaggaaatcaaccctgaatattcattggaagaactgttgctgaagctccaatactttggccacctgatgtgaaggccAACTCATTgacaaagactgatgctgggaaagattgaaggcaaaaggagaagggcagcagaggatgagatggttagatagcatcaccaactcaatgaacatgaaattgagcaaactctgataAATGGTGGAGGACAAGCAGActgttgtgctacagtccatggggtccaaagagtcgaacatgacttagcaactgaacatcaaaaacaacaaccaaatagTAGCCacagaactgaagaatacaatagctaaactggaaaacaaagcagTGACACACTAGATAATTGGAGAATCAGATCAGTAGCCTGTGTTGATGAAAATTCAATTAACCAGTTAAGGAGGAAAAGGACTTTTATTCAAACCCATTATAATCTGAGAGACAGACTCTCAGGGAGCTTTGATAACTATTCCACTTGGTAGAAGTTGAAAACATAGTCAGGTACATCAAATACTGATATTTACATAAAGTTCACCAAAGATACATAGTCCAGATAATCACGTACAAGGCAGAGAGCAAGTCACTGTGACCCCTACACAATTGGGAAGGAACACTAACCTTTTAAGAAGTTACATTGCTTGCTtcaggagaaaagaagaggatgaTCTTTATGGCAAAGTAGTAGTCATTTCCATCTTTGAG
It includes:
- the LOC133248730 gene encoding olfactory receptor 9K2-like, encoding MGHRETSNHSEVTDFILVSFRVHPEFHILLFLLFLLVYAMILLGNVGMMIIIMTDPQLNTPMYFFLGNLSFIDLFYSSVIAPKAMINFWSESKSISYAGCVTQLFLFALFIVTEGFLLAVMAYDRFIAICNPLLYSIQMSTRLCVQLVAASYFCGCISSVIETSMTFTLPFCASRAIDHFYCDYRPLQRISCSDLYIPNIVSFFLCSIIILPTIIVITVSYIYIVSTVLKIRSTEGRKKVFSTCSSHLGVVSVLYGAIIFMYFIPDRFPELSKVASLCYTLVTPMLNPLIYSLRNKDVKEALRKILGNKLCLFNSILTENRIK